The following nucleotide sequence is from Methanomassiliicoccales archaeon.
TCTTTCTGAGTCACCACCCCATAATTCCTTAGGCTCCAAACCAGGACTCTTACCGTATCCTGCTTAAGTTTGGTCTCTTTTGCTATTCGTTTAACGCTTTTGGGAAAATGCGATATTGCTAGGAGAACGAGAAGTTTTGACCCTATGATTGCATCGAGGGGGTGCTCATTCGATAGAACATATCTCTTTAATGCTGCCGCATGGAGATCTGTACTCGGTAGGAATTGAATACCCCGGTCGCCATGGCTCGTTACTACTTTTTTCTTATTAAGCGCTTCAGCTATCCGGTAAACGGTTTTGTTCGATGAGCTTGTGGATTTTACAATATCATTCACTGACATGTTGCCTAGGCAAATCGCTCGAAATGCCTCAAGCTGATTCTTAGTGTAAGTAAAGGTGAAGTTAAACATCATGTTACCAAATTGACATTTCTTTATATAGATTTTGTCATTTTCATAACAGACAATTTTACAATTAATACTCAATCATAGGCTATGAAAAAAGCGACATATTATGAACTGGTTATCGATTTTATGAAAACGAATTATCTTTAGATGTTCGATTCATTCGTTTCTTAATTCCTTATTGTAATGGATTTGACAATTTACTTATAATGATTTGTCAATTTCATTACACTCAATCGAAACGGCATACATCTACTGCGCAGTAGATGTATGCCACGACAACGAGGCAGAATACCTACGTTTTATCCAGTACCTATTGAGTCATATCCAAAAGATCCTACTGGCGTATTAGAAAAAGCTTGGAACGATCGATCATTCCATTCTCTGGGGAATAATCCAGGTGAGACAACGGACACTCGGGGGGTCACTGCCGAGAATCCTGGGTTAACTAGCTTTCGAGTTACCCCACTGTTACCCCACAGATACCCCCTAGTTGACCTTGAGTTAACCTACTACTCTCCTCTCTATCCAGATAGAGAAGAAAGAAGGAAAGGCGGCGTGTTGTGAGTAGGGGAGAGGGGAGGGAGATGCGCAAGACCACCTTAGTGGCCCATGAAGGTGGGAAAGAAAAGAAAGGGTTTGGCCGGCTCGAACTCACGGGAAGCGGAGCCTCGTTATTGACGTCGAAACCCGACTAACTGGATGTGGCGGCTGGTGCTACCCACCGGGCCCGCCACTTCTGCATCCATTTAGTCGACACGATACTTCAATGAAAAACCCTATCGAATCCGACAGGACTTTCCCCTCGCCTTTTTCTCTACTCTGCCATCGGTTGCGCCTATATATCGCTACATGATTGAGAACCCGATTCGCAGGATTGGCTTTGGGCCGATGTCGATAGCATAATAAAGGTGCAGCTGTCGTGATAGACAGGGCATATTAAATGGCAATAACAATGAATTGGGGGGCACTGGGACTCGGATCAGTAATAGCTTTCGTCATAGGCTGGCTGATATTTGGTCTGCTTGGTGCGGTAGTATTGGCCGTCATAGTCTTGGTATTGATGGGAATTCTGAAATTCAGGTAGGAAATGCCAGGGGGCTCGCAATACTGGCTACGCATGAGACGGTGCATCTGCCCCCGCCATCATTCTTGCCTTTCCGGCGGCTCCTCCTGCGGGGGACACAATTAGGCTCGTTTCGTATCTCCGATATCGGTCTGAGGAACGCTTAGATAGGCTCGGATATTGCAATGGAATGTTTTCACGCCGGGACGCGCTTAGCTTATCTACTCGAAGGGAATGATGCTGCGAGGAGCTAGCTCTCATGTCCGTTAACATCTACTTCATCGGCACCGCCGGCAGCGGCAAGTCATCGCTGGTCTACGCTTTCCAGGAATGGATGACGTTGCAGGGATTGGACTGCATCACCGTCAACCTGGACCCGGGAGCGGAGTACATCCCCTATCAACCGGACGTGGACATCCGGGATTGGGTCAAGGTGGAGGAGGTCATGAAGGACTACGCCCTCGGTCCGAACGGAGCGCAGATCGTGTGCGCGGACATGATGGCCTTGAACGCGAAGGAACTGGCCGAGACCATCGAGAAGTTCAAGACCAACTACGTGCTCATCGATACCCCTGGGCAGATGGAGCTATTCGCCTTCCGGCAATCGAGCAACGTCCTGGTGGACGTCCTGGGAAAGCAGGAGTCGTTCCTGGTCTTCCTCTCTGACCCCTCTCTGGCCAAGACGCCCAACGGCCTCGTGGCCACCCTCCTGCTCTGCGCTATCACGCACTTCCGTTTCGACATTCCCTTACTGAACGTGCTCTCCAAGGCGGACACCCTCACCGAACAAGAGCTGGAGGCGATCCTCAACTGGTCGGCGGAGCCGGAGGCGCTCTATAACGCGCTGACCACCAAGAACATCACCCCGAGCTCGGTGCAGAGCATCGAGCTCCTCAAGGCCATGGAGAATGTGGGGATGTACAACGCAATCGTTCCCGTGTCATCGGAGGAACCGAGCGGCCTGGAAGATGTCTACAGCGCGGTGCAGCAATCCATGGCGGGAGGGGAGGATCTGCGCACCGACTGAGCTGGCAGAACATTCTTAGCGCAACAGGGGTATCATTGGCGCGTGCGCCGCATCCTCATCTGTCCGCAGTGTGGTTCCACTGACATATTCTACGAAGCGGGCGGCATCACCGGGCAGGTCTACCACTGCAAGAAATGCGACTACATCGGTGCGCTGATCCTCGAGCAGGAGATGGACGAAGAGAGCATGCCCCCTATCAAG
It contains:
- a CDS encoding ATP/GTP-binding protein, with protein sequence MSVNIYFIGTAGSGKSSLVYAFQEWMTLQGLDCITVNLDPGAEYIPYQPDVDIRDWVKVEEVMKDYALGPNGAQIVCADMMALNAKELAETIEKFKTNYVLIDTPGQMELFAFRQSSNVLVDVLGKQESFLVFLSDPSLAKTPNGLVATLLLCAITHFRFDIPLLNVLSKADTLTEQELEAILNWSAEPEALYNALTTKNITPSSVQSIELLKAMENVGMYNAIVPVSSEEPSGLEDVYSAVQQSMAGGEDLRTD